A single window of Nicotiana sylvestris chromosome 3, ASM39365v2, whole genome shotgun sequence DNA harbors:
- the LOC138887515 gene encoding uncharacterized protein, with protein MASRGDFNVIWDEEEKFGGLPVSLNEIDDLRHCVNTCNLFDLGFKGSIFTWWNGRAEEDCIFKRLDRCLANSQFQQTFPGIEVQHLAKTGSDHSPMYLKCDTETPPIKKPFKFLNFWVEHDTFKDVVRENWTADFSANPFTIHNHKLKKLKKALLLWSKATFGNIFQKIASVEEVVMIHEAEFEANPTGMNRERLQKVQAELINCLALEEKFWQQKAGMTWFKEGDRNTNFFHAQVIGRRKRLQLNRIQDSGGTWIEKEKEIAEESIRFYEEQFTEIASPSLFEIVDHVPNMMNNEQNAELIKQLTKEEVKEAVFGLNGDSAGGPDGMTDKLYHSCCDIIGDDMFDIVRAFFNGHELPKCVTHTNLVLIPKKKKLPLFLI; from the coding sequence ATGGCTAGTAGGGGAGATTTCAATGTAATATGGGACGAAGAAGAGAAGTTTGGGGGGTTACCTGTGTCATtgaatgaaattgatgatttACGACACTGCGTCAACACTTGCAATCTCTTTGATCTTGGATTTAAAGGTagcatatttacatggtggaatggaagAGCAGAGGAAGACTGTATATTCAAAAGACTAGACAGATGCTTGGCCAATTCACAATTCCAACAAACATTTCCGGGAATAGAGGTGCAACATTTGGCAAAGACTGGTTCCGATCATAGTCCAATGTATCTGAAGTGTGATACTGAGACTCCACCAATAAAAAAGCCTTTTAAGTTCTTGAATTTTTGGGTGGAACATGATACTTTTAAAGACGTGGTGAGAGAGAACTGGACAGCTGATTTCAGTGCAAATCCTTTTACTATTCATAatcacaagttaaaaaaattaaagaaagccCTTTTATTGTGGAGTAAGGCTACGTttggaaatattttccaaaagataGCAAGCGTGGAGGAGGTAGTGATGATTCACGAAGCAGAATTTGAAGCAAATCCTACAGGGATGAACAGGGAAAGGCTACAAAAGGTTCAGGCAGAATTGATCAATTGTCTTGCACTAGAGGAAAAATTTTGGCAACAAAAGGCGGGCATGACTTGGTTCAAGGAGGGGGATAGGAATACTAATTTCTTCCACGCACAAGTGATAGGTAGGAGGAAGAGACTTCAACTTAACAGAATTCAAGATAGTGGAGGAACAtggattgaaaaagaaaaagaaattgcaGAAGAGTCTATCAGATTTTATGAGGAACAGTTCACAGAAATAGCTTCTCCTTCTTTATTTGAGATCGTAGACCATgttcctaatatgatgaacaaTGAACAGAATGCAGAATTGATTAAGCAACTAACAAAAGAAGAGGTTAAAGAGGCAGTATTTGGACTTAATGGTGATAGTGCTGGAGGGCCAGATGGTATGACAGACAAGCTATATCATTCTTGTTGTGACATAATAGGGGATGACATGTTCGACATTGTGAGGGCTTTTTTCAATGGTCATGAGCTACCAAAGTGTGTAACACACACAAACCTAGTTCTGATaccaaagaaaaagaagttaccaCTTTTTCTGATCTAA
- the LOC138887516 gene encoding uncharacterized protein, whose protein sequence is MGFTERLIGIAFGLVSNNWYSILINGQAHGFFKSSRGVKQGDPVSPTLFILAAEALSRGLNALHTNLYFCGFGMPKWSPKINHLAYADDMIIFSSSDETSLMLIMQVLNPYENASGQLINKTKSAVYLHHSTHMDVVSKVERITGIHKNEFPITYLGCPIFYARRKLEYYQPLITKDFGIDETVQNVHEVTLDGGWDVDRLFEMLHEDLAVHIQEKIKPPSPQQVLDVPCWMLETRGYFSVKSAWDYTRRREEPLKAYRMIWVKGLPFKIAFFMWKVWKTKLPLDDFLKKTTWKYFLSRAGIAVEGLTLHQAITKCWTANVCLRLKPVMQALPSCVVWELWKRRNSMKYGDAVTTSRVIYQVSSNLQALVKVRKPRISMVPHKWKDLLSMMENFTPKLKVTKVMWEPPSTGWLKVNTDGVSRGNPGRSSIGFCIRNENGDIVKSVGREIEETTNTIAEAKAMLEALRFCRFQQYSHVWLQTDSMLLKKIMDGIWKPPWIISKQVEEIMQLMIGGNYTVTHIHREGNKLADHLANYALDHGEIECQQFWHLDAQGRRLVNEDKMQCTSLRVKVDRR, encoded by the exons ATGGGATTCACAGAAAGGTTGATAGGGATTGCCTTTGGATTAGTTTCAAACAATTGGTATTCTATTCTAATCAATGGTCAAGCTCATGGTTTCTTTAAATCCTCAAGAGGAGTAAAACAAGGTGATCCTGTATCTCCAACTCTGTTTATCTTGGCAGCAGAAGCATTATCTAGGGGCCTCAATGCACTTCATACTAACCTGTATTTTTGTGGATTTGGAATGCCAAAGTGGAGTCCAAAAATCAATCATTTGGCGTATGCAGATGACATGATTATTTTTTCATCATCTGATGAAACTtctctgatgctgattatgcaagtGTTGAATCCATATGAAAATGCATCTGGGCAGCTTATCAACAAGACCAAATCAGCAGTATACCTGCATCATTCAACACACATGGATGTGGTCAGCAAGGTGGAAAGGATCACAGGCATTCATAAAAATGAATTTCCTATCACATACCTAGGTTGCCCTATTTtttatgcaaggagaaagctggaATACTATCAGCCCCTAATTACTAAG GACTTTGGCATAGATGAAACAGTACAAAATGTACATGAAGTTACCTTAGATGGTGGGTGGGATGTGGACAGGCTATTTGAAATGCTTCATGAAGACTTAGCAGTACACATTCAAGAGAAAATCAAACCACCTTCACCTCAGCAGGTTCTTGACGTGCCTTGTTGGATGCTGGAAACAAGAGGATATTTCAGTGTTAAGTCAGCATGGGATTATACGAGAAGAAGAGAAGAACCACTAAAAGCATATAGAATGATATGGGTAAAGGGActgccttttaaaatagcatttttCATGTGGAAAGTGTGGAAAACAAAGTTACCTTTAGATGATTTCTTGAAAAAG ACAACTTGGAAGTATTTTCTATCAAGGGCAGGAATAGCTGTGGAAGGACTTACATTGCACCAAGCAATCACAAAATGTTGGACTGCAAATGTATGCTTAAGGCTCAAACCGGTAATGCAAGCACTCCCTTCATGCGTAGTATGGGAACTCTGGAAAAGAAGAAACAGTATGAAGTATGGTGATGCTGTGACAACTAGTAGGGTGATTTATCAAGTGTCATCAAATCTCCAGGCATTGGTGAAAGTGAGAAAGCCAAGGATATCCATGGTACCTCACAAATGGAAAGACCTTCTATCCATGATGGAAAATTTCACTCCTAAACTTAAAGTTACCAAAGTCATGTGGGAACCACCAAGTACAGGATGGCTAAAGGTTAATACGGATGGGGTATCGAGGGGAAATCCAGGCAGGAGTTCAATAGGTTTTTGTATAAGAAATGAAAATGGCGACATAGTCAAGTCTGTAGGGAGGGAGATTGAGGAGACAACAAACACAATAGCTGAAGCGAAGGCCATGTTAGAAGCACTAAGGTTCTGCAGATTCCAACAATACTCTCATGTATGGCTTCAAACTGACTCAATGTTATTAAAAAAGATAATGGATGGGATTtggaaaccaccatggatcataTCCAAGCAGGTAGAGGAAATTATGCAACTAATGATTGGGGGCAATTACACAGTTACTCATATTCATAGAGAGGGGAACAAGTTGGCTGATCATTTGGCTAACTATGCTTTAGATCATGGAGAAATCGAATGCCAACAATTCTGGCATCTAGATGCACAAGGAAGGAGGTTGGTTAATGAAGATAAGATGCAATGTACAAGTCTAAGGGTGAAGGTGGACAGAAGATAA